The following proteins are co-located in the Carassius gibelio isolate Cgi1373 ecotype wild population from Czech Republic chromosome A21, carGib1.2-hapl.c, whole genome shotgun sequence genome:
- the thbs4b gene encoding thrombospondin-4-B yields the protein MTGTMHLLTAVSLIFTLSSASAESTVYNLLTSPDCLPDLLHGGLAEQGVTELFILTTFRLQPRTGNTIFSLYNPRDNSKYFEFSVLGKLNKATLRYLRRDGRMSTVTFNNLKLADGEKHRLLFHLKGLEVGQPGGFPHNQGVLPVPGVELHLDCRLVETLRDLPAVFNGLNDHQGVELRTMQGKAQEELEELKLAYGDSVENVASLQDCHTHQSDSVQTLGLNTKQLTNQMLELTKVINELKDVLIQQVKETSFLRNTIAECQACGLGGTEVVKPKCTPGVCFRDDMCIETENGVECGPCPDGYTGDGYSCDDVDECQFNPCFPGVRCVNMAPGFRCEACPLGFTGKPLEGVGVTYAQTHKQVCDDIDECKGPNNGGCATNSICVNSVGSYQCGRCKTGFTGDQIRGCKPEKSCGNRLQNPCDPNAQCTEERDGTITCQCGIGWAGNGYLCGKDTDIDGYPDEKLRCRDPTCRKDNCVTVPNSGQEDADGDGKGDACDPDADGDGILNEQDNCWLTPNINQRNSDKDSHGDACDNCLRVDNPDQRDTDSDGLGDACDDDMDGDGLKNFLDNCQRVKNRDQLDRDGDGVGDACDSCPDTPNPNQSDIDNDLVGDSCDTNQDSDGDGHQDSKDNCPLVINSSQLDTDKDGLGDECDDDDDNDGIPDTLPPGPDNCRLVPNSDQIDDNNDGVGDICESDFDQDKVIDRIDNCPENAEITLTDFRAYQTVVLDPEGDAQIDPNWVVLNQGMEIVQTMNSDPGLAVGYTAFSGVDFEGTFHVNTVTDDDYAGFIFGYQDSSSFYVVMWKQTEQTYWQATPFRAVAEPGIQLKAVKSQTGPGEHLRNSLWHTGDTNDQVRLLWKDPRNVGWKDKVSYRWYLQHRPQVGYIRVRFYEGSELVADSGVTIDTTMRGGRLGVFCFSQENIIWSNLKYRCNDTIPEDFQEFSTQHGMDPL from the exons ATGACCGGCACAATGCATCTCCTCACGGCCGTTTCTCTGATCTTTACTCTCAGCTCAGCAAGCGCAGAATCAACCG TGTATAACCTCTTAACGTCACCGGACTGCCTACCGGATCTACTGCACGGAGGTTTGGCAGAGCAGGGAGTAACAGAACTCTTTATTCTCACAACATTCCGTCTCCAGCCTCGAACCGGAAACACCATATTCAGCCTGTACAATCCACGAGACAACAGCAAGTACTTTGAGTTTTCTGTGCTTGGGAAACTCAACAAAG CTACTTTACGATATCTGCGCAGAGATGGTAGGATGAGTACCGTTACCTTCAACAACCTGAAACTGGCTGATGGTGAGAAGCATCGGCTGCTCTTCCATTTGAAGGGACTGGAGGTGGGCCAACCAGGGGGCTTCCCACACAACCAGGGGGTGTTGCCGGTGCCCGGGGTGGAGCTCCacctggactgcaggctggtagAGACGCTGAGAGATTTACCAGCTGTGTTTAATGGCCTAAACGATCACCAGGGAGTGGAGCTCAGAACTATGCAGGGGAAAGCACAA GAGGAGTTGGAGGAGCTCAAACTGGCATATGGTGATTCAGTGGAAAATGTTGCATCGCTGCAGGACTGCCACACTCATCAGAGCGACTCTGTACAGACCTTAG GGCTTAACACGAAACAGCTTACAAATCAGATGCTGGAGCTGACAAAGGTCATTAATGAGCTGAAAGATGTTCTTATTCAGCAG GTGAAGGAGACATCTTTCCTCAGAAACACCATTGCTGAGTGCCAAGCCTGTG GGCTGGGTGGAACGGAGGTGGTGAAACCAAAGTGCACTCCTGGAGTATGTTTCCGTGATGACATGTGTATAGAAACTGAAAATGGGGTGGAGTGCGGTCCATGTCCTGATGGATACACTGGAGATGGATATAGCTGTGATGATGTTGATGAG TGCCAGTTTAATCCCTGCTTCCCTGGCGTGAGGTGTGTGAACATGGCTCCAGGTTTCCGCTGTGAGGCATGTCCTCTTGGATTCACTGGAAAACCACTGGAGGGTGTTGGCGTGACCTATGCACAAACGCACAAGCAG GTGTGCGATGATATCGATGAGTGTAAAGGACCAAATAATGGAGGATGCGCCACTAACTCCATCTGTGTGAATTCTGTG GGATCATATCAATGTGGCCGATGTAAGACAGGATTCACAGGTGACCAGATCAGAGGTTGTAAGCCAGAGAAAAGCTGTGGAAACCGCCTACAGAACCCTTGTGACCCCAATGCACAGTGCACAGAGGAAAGGGATGGCACCATCACATGCCAG TGTGGCATTGGATGGGCTGGAAATGGTTATCTATGCGGTAAAGACACTGACATCGATGGGTACCCTGACGAGAAGCTGCGCTGCCGAGACCCAACCTGCAGAAAG GACAACTGTGTTACCGTTCCAAACTCGGGACAAGAGGACGCAGATGGTGACGGGAAAGGCGATGCATGTGACCCAGATGCAGATGGAGATGGAATACTGAATGAGCAG GACAACTGCTGGTTGACACCAAATATAAATCAACGGAACAGTGATAAGGACAGCCATGGCGATGCATGTGACAACTGTCTCCGGGTAGATAACCCAGACCAGAGAGACACAGATTCTGATGGCCTTGGAGATGCATGTGATGACGACATGGATGGAGATG GGCTGAAAAACTTCCTTGATAACTGCCAGCGAGTGAAAAATCGTGACCAGCTGGATCGTGATGGGGATGGAGTGGGAGATGCATGTGATAGCTGTCCTGACACCCCAAATCCAAATCAG TCTGACATTGACAATGATCTTGTTGGAGATTCTTGCGACACAAATCAAGATAG TGATGGTGATGGTCACCAAGATAGCAAAGACAACTGCCCGCTGGTAATTAACAGCTCCCAGCTGGACACAGATAAAGACGGACTGGGAGATGAatgtgacgatgatgatgataatgatggtaTTCCCGACACACTGCCTCCTGGACCAGATAACTGCCGATTGGTGCCCAACTCTGACCAAATAGATGACAACA ATGATGGAGTAGGCGACATATGCGAATCAGACTTTGACCAAGACAAGGTGATTGACAGGATCGATAACTGCCCAGAAAATGCAGAGATCACACTGACAGACTTCAGAGCCTATCAGACGGTTGTACTGGACCCAGAGGGTGATGCTCAGATTGACCCCAACTGGGTGGTTCTTAACCAG GGAATGGAGATTGTCCAGACTATGAATAGTGACCCTGGCCTTGCTGTTG GTTACACTGCATTCAGCGGTGTGGATTTTGAGGGAACTTTCCACGTGAATACGGTGACTGATGACGACTATGCCGGCTTCATCTTTGGCTACCAAGACTCTTCCAGTTTCTACGTGGTGATGTGGAAGCAAACGGAGCAGACATACTGGCAGGCCACACCCTTCAGAGCTGTAGCTGAACCTGGAATTCAGCTGAAG GCAGTGAAGTCCCAGACTGGTCCAGGTGAGCATTTGAGGAACTCTCTCTGGCACACAGGTGACACTAATGATCAGGTACGTCTCCTTTGGAAGGATCCAAGGAACGTTGGCTGGAAGGATAAGGTATCATACCGCTGGTACCTGCAGCATCGCCCACAAGTCGGATATATCAG ggttCGTTTCTATGAGGGATCAGAGCTGGTGGCAGATTC